The following are encoded together in the Montipora foliosa isolate CH-2021 chromosome 12, ASM3666993v2, whole genome shotgun sequence genome:
- the LOC137980294 gene encoding stAR-related lipid transfer protein 5-like: MENGKLKYDFLSREVEEGLLKRLKKVFEAKQGTDGWIAVGNEKGVEISKRPAQEGERPWDTFKGSSVINAPALFILTYVHSFAFRHEWDEMYVKGEYVEVFDPLTKVSLIEFKAVWPASGRDFCNLVVLRELSEGIYCHAYQGVEFEKCPEKQGVVRGEILLGGFVIKELSSDPPKCLVTYITRVDLKGYFPVSFSNRLTLSQPKAVAVVREKVEALYQKDLVAKNEDQSSIMQQSVNTAKEFKKGKEGRIGGGN, from the exons ATGGAGAATGGAAAACTAAAGTATGATTTCTTGAGCAG GGAAGTGGAAGAGGGTTTGCTGAAGAGACTGAAGAAAGTGTTTGAAGCAAAACAGGGAACAGATGGATGGATAGCTGTTGGAAATGAAAA AGGAGTGGAGATTTCTAAGAGACCAGCTCAAGAAGGGGAGAGACCTTGGGACACCTTTAAAGGAAGTTCAGTCATTAATGCTcctgctctttttattttgaCCTATGTACATTCATTTGCATTCAGACATGAGTGGGATGAAATGTATGTCAAAG GTGAATATGTAGAAGTGTTTGACCCACTCACAAAG GTGTCCCTAATAGAGTTTAAGGCTGTCTGGCCTGCAAGCGGTCGTGACTTCTGTAACTTAGTTGTACTTAGGGAGCTGTCCGAGGGAATATATTGCCATGCATATCAGGGT GTGGAGTTTGAAAAATGTCCTGAAAAGCAGGGAGTGGTCAG AGGTGAAATCCTACTTGGTGGTTTTGTGATCAAAGAACTTAGTTCTGATCCTCCAAAGTGTCTTGTGACCTACATAACACGTGTGGATTTGAAAG GATATTTCCCGGTTTCTTTTTCAAACCGATTGACCTTATCTCAACCAAAGGCTGTGGCAGTGGTTCGTGAAAAGGTAGAAGCTCTCTACCAAAAGGATCTAGTGGCCAAAAATGAAGACCAGTCCTCCATCATGCAGCAAAGTGTTAACACAGCAAAGGAAtttaaaaaaggcaaagaagGGAGAATTGGAGGAGGAAACTAA